A stretch of Plesiomonas shigelloides DNA encodes these proteins:
- a CDS encoding 23S rRNA (adenine(2030)-N(6))-methyltransferase RlmJ, which translates to MLSYRHSFHAGNHADVLKHTVQALIIDALKQKDKPFVYLDTHSGAGRYYLKSDHSEKTGEYLEGIGRIWQRDDIPELLQPYLSAVKAVNRGPQLFYYPGSPLIAQHLLRDHDRLLLTELHPTDFPLLRHEFREDPRASAKRGDGYQQLKSQLPPKERRGLVLIDPPYELKDDYQQVVTAITEGYKRFATGTYAIWYPVVLRQTIKRMLRDLEATGIRRILQIELGVRPDSDQRGMTASGMIVINPPWKLESQMQELLPWLTEVMVPEGTGHHSVTWVVPE; encoded by the coding sequence ATGCTCAGCTATCGACACAGTTTTCATGCCGGCAACCACGCCGACGTTTTAAAGCACACCGTTCAGGCGCTGATCATCGACGCCCTGAAACAAAAAGATAAGCCGTTCGTGTATCTGGATACCCACTCTGGTGCCGGTCGTTATTACCTGAAAAGCGACCATTCAGAGAAAACCGGTGAATATCTGGAAGGCATTGGCCGAATTTGGCAGCGCGATGATATTCCCGAGCTGCTGCAGCCTTACCTGTCGGCGGTGAAAGCGGTTAACCGCGGTCCGCAGCTGTTTTATTACCCGGGCTCGCCGCTGATTGCCCAGCATCTGCTGCGCGATCACGATCGCTTGCTGCTGACCGAACTGCATCCGACCGATTTCCCTCTGCTGCGCCATGAATTTCGCGAAGACCCGCGTGCCTCAGCCAAGCGCGGTGACGGTTACCAACAGCTGAAATCTCAGCTGCCACCGAAAGAGCGTCGCGGTTTAGTGCTGATTGACCCGCCGTACGAGCTTAAAGATGACTACCAGCAGGTCGTGACCGCCATTACCGAAGGCTACAAGCGCTTTGCGACCGGTACCTATGCCATCTGGTATCCAGTCGTGCTGCGCCAGACCATCAAGCGCATGCTGCGCGATCTGGAAGCCACCGGCATTCGTCGCATCCTGCAAATCGAGCTGGGCGTGCGCCCGGACTCCGATCAGCGCGGCATGACCGCCTCCGGTATGATTGTGATCAATCCACCGTGGAAGCTGGAAAGCCAGATGCAAGAGCTGCTGCCATGGCTGACCGAGGTGATGGTGCCAGAAGGTACTGGCCATCACAGCGTGACTTGGGTCGTTCCGGAATAA
- a CDS encoding EAL domain-containing protein has protein sequence MPVRTTATCSLLRQRYLLHRGGIALVAGIVCALLSLFSSYQQLRQQALQQQHKAVQQLRDYFETQQPFSRNWQNRLLTLSHYPCTQVQPQLQQAATQDHSARSYLLVQQGQIHCSSSTADEARMLQPYLDLLLQHPRTPMLLKEMAGSAPVLVYWWPHSSQAEQGVLYVQDIYPLTHILLRPQLPYITGLSMDVSYPYPQTLRSIAPDDATFATPKARWQDSAHHVTLNVYGPEGWQLVPLLSGMPVSVALLLGLCVFMLVFHLYSDRHHFSHDLRALIRQKKLRMHYQPLIDCQSGRCVGVEALLRWTPHGITQSPDAFISQLEQHHLMPHLTHHLMQLIAQDMQRLPLDNLPAGFRVSVNISPDHFNEPALLDNTRTLRQALPTQTRLILEITERSPLHFNASQIRQLDALQALPDVHLALDDFGTGHCTLGYLNQLRPDYLKIDKRFTASIDAQGMDTVVLDSIIALAQRLGIALIAEGVESGVQAMYLRQKGVQTLQGFLFARPMRIEELQEWLQNPMQKFAGACPLSLESIH, from the coding sequence GTGCCAGTACGCACCACCGCAACTTGCAGCTTATTGCGCCAGCGTTATCTTTTGCACCGTGGCGGGATCGCCTTGGTGGCGGGCATCGTGTGCGCGCTATTGTCGTTATTTAGCAGCTACCAACAACTGCGCCAGCAAGCCTTACAGCAACAGCACAAAGCGGTTCAACAACTGCGCGATTATTTTGAAACCCAGCAGCCCTTTAGCCGTAACTGGCAAAATCGGTTACTGACCTTAAGCCACTACCCGTGCACGCAGGTGCAACCGCAGCTGCAACAAGCGGCCACCCAAGATCACAGTGCGCGTAGCTACTTACTGGTTCAGCAAGGCCAAATCCACTGCTCTTCGTCCACCGCCGATGAAGCGCGCATGTTACAGCCGTACCTCGATTTACTGTTGCAACACCCACGCACGCCGATGTTGCTCAAAGAGATGGCTGGTAGCGCGCCAGTGCTGGTGTACTGGTGGCCGCACAGCAGCCAAGCCGAGCAAGGGGTGCTGTACGTGCAAGATATCTACCCGCTCACCCATATCCTATTGCGTCCACAGCTGCCGTATATCACCGGCCTGAGTATGGATGTGAGCTACCCCTATCCACAGACCTTGCGCAGTATCGCGCCCGATGACGCCACCTTCGCCACGCCAAAAGCCCGCTGGCAAGACAGCGCCCATCACGTCACCCTCAACGTGTATGGCCCAGAAGGGTGGCAGCTGGTGCCGCTACTGAGCGGGATGCCGGTCTCCGTTGCCCTGTTACTCGGCTTGTGTGTGTTTATGCTGGTGTTCCATCTGTACAGTGACCGCCACCATTTCAGTCACGATCTGCGTGCGCTGATCCGACAGAAAAAACTGCGCATGCATTATCAGCCGCTGATCGACTGCCAAAGCGGTCGCTGCGTCGGGGTGGAAGCCTTACTGCGTTGGACACCACATGGCATCACCCAATCGCCGGATGCCTTTATCAGCCAGCTGGAACAGCATCATCTGATGCCGCACCTGACCCATCACCTGATGCAGCTGATTGCCCAAGACATGCAGCGGCTACCGCTGGATAACCTGCCCGCCGGTTTTCGGGTCTCCGTGAATATCTCCCCCGATCACTTCAACGAGCCGGCGCTGCTGGATAACACCCGCACCTTACGCCAAGCGCTGCCGACACAAACGCGCTTGATTTTGGAGATCACCGAGCGCAGCCCGCTGCATTTCAATGCCAGCCAAATTCGCCAGCTCGACGCCTTACAAGCACTGCCGGATGTGCACCTAGCACTGGATGATTTCGGCACCGGCCACTGCACGCTAGGTTACTTAAACCAACTGCGCCCTGATTACCTGAAAATCGATAAACGCTTTACCGCCAGCATTGATGCCCAAGGGATGGATACCGTGGTGCTCGACAGCATCATTGCGCTGGCACAGCGCCTAGGGATCGCCTTGATTGCCGAAGGGGTCGAAAGCGGGGTGCAGGCCATGTATCTGCGCCAAAAAGGGGTGCAAACCCTGCAGGGATTCTTGTTTGCCCGCCCTATGCGGATTGAGGAACTGCAGGAGTGGCTACAAAACCCGATGCAGAAATTTGCCGGAGCCTGCCCTCTATCGCTAGAATCAATCCATTAG
- the gorA gene encoding glutathione-disulfide reductase yields MTKHYDYLAIGGGSGGIASVNRAAMYGKKCALIEAKALGGTCVNVGCVPKKVMWHGAQIAEAMHRYAADYGFDVDVKQFDFQQLIASREAYIDRIHQSYERVLGNNKVDVIQGFARFVDAHTVEVNGEQITADHILIATGGYPTRPAIPGAEYGIDSDGFFALRELPKRVAVVGAGYIAVEIAGVMHALGAETHLVVRKHAPLRSFDPMLVDTLLEVIKTEGPELHTQAVPQRVEKHTDGSLTLHLEDGRSLHVDCLIWAIGRKPATDRLNLDASGVELDDRGYIRVDMYQNTNVPGVYAVGDNTGRIELTPVAVAAGRRLSERLFNNKPNEHLNYDNVPTVVFSHPPIGTVGLTEPQAIEQYGEANVKVYTSSFTAMYTAVTQHRQPCRMKLVCVGAEQKIVGIHGIGFGMDEILQGFAVAMKMGATKRDFDNTVAIHPTAAEEFVTMR; encoded by the coding sequence ATGACCAAACATTATGATTATCTGGCAATCGGCGGTGGCAGCGGCGGGATCGCCTCGGTCAACCGAGCAGCAATGTACGGCAAGAAGTGTGCCCTGATTGAGGCGAAAGCCCTCGGCGGTACCTGCGTGAATGTCGGCTGTGTGCCGAAAAAAGTGATGTGGCACGGCGCCCAGATTGCAGAAGCCATGCACCGCTACGCAGCAGACTATGGCTTTGATGTGGATGTAAAACAGTTCGACTTCCAGCAACTGATCGCCAGCCGCGAAGCGTACATCGATCGCATTCATCAATCCTACGAGCGGGTTCTGGGCAACAACAAGGTTGACGTGATCCAAGGCTTTGCCCGTTTTGTCGATGCCCACACCGTGGAAGTCAACGGCGAGCAAATCACTGCCGATCACATCCTGATTGCTACCGGTGGCTATCCAACCCGCCCTGCCATTCCCGGAGCCGAATACGGGATTGATTCCGATGGTTTCTTTGCCCTGCGCGAGCTGCCAAAACGGGTCGCCGTGGTTGGCGCAGGCTACATCGCGGTAGAGATTGCCGGCGTGATGCATGCCCTCGGCGCGGAAACTCATCTGGTGGTGCGTAAGCACGCCCCGCTGCGCAGCTTTGATCCGATGTTGGTCGATACGCTGCTGGAAGTGATTAAAACTGAAGGCCCAGAGCTGCACACTCAAGCGGTGCCACAGCGCGTAGAAAAACACACAGATGGCAGCTTAACGCTGCATCTGGAAGATGGCCGCAGTCTGCACGTCGATTGCCTGATTTGGGCCATTGGCCGTAAACCGGCTACCGATCGTCTAAATCTGGATGCCAGCGGCGTGGAGCTTGACGATCGCGGTTATATCCGCGTTGATATGTACCAGAACACCAATGTGCCGGGCGTGTATGCGGTAGGGGATAATACCGGTCGCATCGAGCTGACACCGGTTGCGGTAGCAGCGGGTCGTCGTCTGTCTGAGCGTCTGTTCAACAACAAGCCGAACGAGCACTTGAACTACGACAACGTGCCGACCGTGGTGTTCAGCCATCCACCAATCGGTACAGTGGGCTTAACCGAGCCACAGGCAATCGAACAGTATGGCGAAGCCAATGTGAAGGTCTACACCTCGTCCTTTACTGCCATGTACACGGCGGTCACTCAGCACCGTCAGCCGTGCCGGATGAAACTGGTGTGTGTCGGTGCCGAGCAGAAGATTGTTGGTATCCACGGCATCGGCTTTGGTATGGATGAAATCCTGCAAGGCTTTGCTGTCGCCATGAAGATGGGCGCG